One stretch of Nitratiruptor tergarcus DSM 16512 DNA includes these proteins:
- a CDS encoding tRNA (cytidine(34)-2'-O)-methyltransferase, with protein MFNVVLVHPQIPPNTGNIGRLCVNTGAKLHLIKPLGFDISEKSLKRAGLDYWHKLDFTVWESLDAFVEEVPLQRCYFATTKATKPYFEAQFKPGDYLLFGSETKGLPMDLMQSNWQNAITIPMTKEGRSLNLAVSVGVVLYEAIRQNFEEFG; from the coding sequence ATGTTCAATGTGGTTTTAGTGCATCCCCAGATCCCTCCAAATACTGGTAATATTGGAAGACTTTGTGTTAATACTGGTGCAAAACTCCATTTAATTAAGCCTCTTGGATTTGATATTAGTGAAAAATCACTTAAAAGAGCAGGGCTTGATTATTGGCATAAACTTGACTTCACAGTTTGGGAGAGTCTGGATGCTTTTGTAGAAGAGGTTCCTTTGCAGCGATGCTACTTTGCTACCACAAAAGCTACAAAACCATATTTCGAGGCACAATTTAAACCGGGCGATTATCTGCTTTTTGGAAGTGAGACGAAAGGGCTTCCAATGGATCTCATGCAGAGCAATTGGCAAAATGCCATAACTATTCCGATGACTAAGGAGGGGCGTAGTCTCAATTTGGCTGTGAGTGTTGGTGTAGTGCTCTACGAAGCGATACGGCAAAACTTTGAGGAGTTTGGATGA